One window of Streptococcus troglodytae genomic DNA carries:
- the leuC gene encoding 3-isopropylmalate dehydratase large subunit, with translation MSGKSIFDKLWDRHVITGKEGDPQLMYVDQHYIHEVTSPQAFQGLRDAGRKVRRPELTFGTFDHNVPTVNIYDIRDVISKAQMDALARNVIEFNIPHADHGSENQGIVHMVGPETGRTQPGKFIVCGDSHTATHGAFGAIGFGIGTTEVEHVFATQTIWQVKPKKLLVKFTGKPQKGVYSKDYILALIAKYGVALGVGHVVEYIGDAVDALSMEERMTICNMSIEFGSKMGIMNPDQKTFDYLENKACVPEDFETAVADWKTLVSDEDAHYDKVIELDVSQLAPMVTWGTNPSMGVAFGQAFPDIRDMNDKRAYDYMAMKPGQTAEDIELGYVLGSCTNARLSDLKVAAKYVAGKHIAPNLTAIVVPGSRPVKQAAEKIGLDKIFLDAGFEWRDPGCSMCLGMNPDKVPEGIHCASTSNRNFEDRQGVGAKTHLCSPAMAAAAAIAGRFVDVRQLPEAQI, from the coding sequence ATGAGTGGAAAATCAATTTTTGATAAATTATGGGATCGTCATGTGATTACCGGTAAGGAAGGAGATCCCCAACTCATGTATGTGGATCAGCACTATATTCATGAGGTGACTAGTCCACAAGCCTTTCAGGGCTTGCGAGATGCTGGCCGAAAAGTGCGCCGTCCTGAATTGACTTTTGGAACATTTGATCACAATGTACCGACCGTTAATATTTATGATATTCGCGATGTTATTTCTAAGGCACAGATGGATGCTCTTGCTAGAAATGTTATCGAATTTAATATTCCTCATGCAGACCATGGTTCTGAAAATCAGGGAATTGTCCATATGGTTGGTCCTGAGACTGGTCGTACGCAGCCGGGTAAATTTATCGTTTGTGGAGATAGCCATACGGCAACACATGGTGCTTTTGGTGCTATTGGTTTTGGAATTGGGACTACTGAAGTTGAGCATGTTTTTGCCACTCAGACGATCTGGCAGGTAAAGCCTAAAAAACTCTTGGTAAAATTTACAGGAAAACCACAAAAAGGAGTTTATTCCAAGGATTACATTTTAGCCTTAATTGCTAAATATGGTGTGGCTTTAGGTGTTGGTCATGTTGTTGAGTATATTGGTGATGCTGTTGATGCCCTAAGCATGGAAGAACGAATGACTATATGTAATATGTCTATAGAATTTGGTTCCAAAATGGGAATTATGAACCCTGATCAAAAGACCTTTGATTACCTTGAGAACAAAGCGTGTGTCCCTGAAGATTTTGAAACAGCAGTGGCTGATTGGAAGACCTTGGTTTCTGATGAAGATGCTCATTACGACAAGGTGATTGAATTAGATGTTTCCCAATTGGCTCCCATGGTGACTTGGGGGACTAATCCTTCAATGGGAGTGGCTTTTGGTCAAGCTTTTCCTGATATTAGAGATATGAATGATAAGCGGGCTTATGATTATATGGCTATGAAGCCGGGCCAAACAGCAGAGGATATTGAACTTGGTTATGTTTTAGGTTCTTGTACCAATGCGCGATTAAGTGATTTGAAAGTGGCAGCTAAGTACGTTGCTGGTAAACATATTGCTCCTAATTTGACCGCCATTGTTGTTCCGGGCAGCCGTCCTGTCAAGCAGGCTGCTGAAAAAATTGGTCTGGATAAAATTTTCTTAGATGCTGGCTTTGAATGGCGCGATCCGGGCTGTTCCATGTGTCTTGGCATGAACCCTGATAAGGTACCCGAAGGCATACACTGTGCTTCAACTAGCAATCGTAATTTTGAAGATAGACAGGGGGTTGGAGCAAAAACACACCTTTGCAGCCCTGCTATGGCAGCAGCAGCGGCTATTGCTGGCCGCTTTGTAGATGTTCGCCAATTACCGGAGGCACAAATTTAA
- the leuB gene encoding 3-isopropylmalate dehydrogenase, translating to MKKIVTLAGDGIGPEIMAAGLEVLDAVAQKISFDYEIEAKAFGGAGIDASGHPLPDDTLAAAKTADAVLLAAIGSPQYDKAPVRPEQGLLAIRKELNLFANIRPVRIFDALRHLSPLKAERIAGVDFVVVRELTGGIYFGQHTLTENSARDINEYSASEIRRIMRKAFAIARDRNKKVTSIDKQNVLATSKLWRQIAEEVAKEYSDVTLEHQLVDSAAMVMITNPARFDVVVTENLFGDILSDESSVLPGTLGVMPSASHSESGPSLYEPIHGSAPDIAGKGIANPISMILSVAMMLRDSFGETAGAEMIEHAVDKTLTQGILTRDLGGLANTKQMTAAIIANL from the coding sequence ATGAAAAAAATCGTAACGCTGGCAGGAGATGGTATTGGGCCAGAAATTATGGCAGCAGGTTTAGAGGTTCTTGATGCTGTCGCTCAAAAGATTAGCTTTGATTATGAAATTGAAGCAAAAGCTTTTGGGGGTGCAGGAATTGACGCCAGTGGGCATCCGCTTCCTGACGATACCTTAGCAGCAGCAAAAACTGCCGATGCGGTTCTATTGGCGGCCATTGGCAGTCCGCAATACGACAAGGCGCCTGTTCGTCCGGAACAAGGTCTGTTAGCTATACGTAAAGAGCTTAATCTTTTTGCTAATATTCGTCCAGTGCGTATCTTTGATGCTCTCAGGCACTTATCACCTTTAAAAGCAGAACGTATTGCTGGTGTTGATTTTGTGGTTGTCCGTGAATTGACTGGTGGTATCTACTTTGGCCAACATACTTTAACTGAAAATTCGGCACGTGATATTAATGAGTACTCAGCTAGTGAAATTCGTCGAATTATGCGTAAGGCTTTTGCCATTGCACGTGATCGCAATAAAAAAGTAACCAGTATTGATAAGCAAAACGTTTTGGCGACTTCAAAGCTTTGGAGACAGATAGCAGAAGAAGTAGCAAAAGAATATTCAGATGTCACTTTGGAGCATCAATTGGTGGACAGTGCAGCCATGGTTATGATTACTAATCCAGCTCGTTTTGATGTTGTAGTGACTGAAAATCTTTTTGGGGATATTCTGTCCGATGAGTCCAGTGTACTGCCTGGCACCTTAGGGGTCATGCCATCTGCCAGTCATTCAGAAAGCGGTCCTAGCCTTTATGAACCCATTCACGGTTCAGCACCTGATATTGCTGGAAAGGGTATTGCTAACCCAATTTCTATGATTTTATCAGTTGCTATGATGCTGCGTGACAGTTTCGGAGAAACTGCTGGTGCTGAAATGATTGAACATGCTGTTGATAAAACCTTGACACAAGGGATTCTAACGCGTGATTTAGGCGGTTTGGCTAATACAAAACAGATGACAGCCGCTATTATTGCTAATCTCTAA
- the leuD gene encoding 3-isopropylmalate dehydratase small subunit gives MEKFTIYTGTTVPLMNDNIDTDQILPKQFLKLIDKKGFGKYLMYEWRYLDNNYTENPDFIFNRPEYRGASILITGDNFGAGSSREHAAWALADYGFKVIVAGSFGDIHYNNDLNNGILPIVQPKEVRDKLAKLKPTDEVTVDLFEQKIHSPVGDFSFDIDGEWKHKLLNGLDDIGITLQYEDLIAQYEQNRPSYWQ, from the coding sequence ATGGAAAAATTTACAATTTATACAGGGACAACAGTTCCTTTAATGAATGATAATATTGATACCGATCAAATTTTGCCTAAGCAATTTCTGAAACTCATTGATAAAAAAGGTTTTGGAAAATATCTGATGTATGAGTGGCGGTATTTGGATAATAATTATACAGAAAATCCAGATTTTATTTTTAATCGACCAGAATACCGCGGGGCGAGTATTTTAATTACAGGTGATAACTTTGGAGCAGGTTCTTCAAGGGAACATGCAGCTTGGGCTTTGGCTGATTATGGGTTTAAAGTTATTGTAGCTGGCTCTTTTGGAGATATTCACTATAATAATGATTTGAATAATGGTATTTTGCCCATTGTCCAGCCTAAGGAAGTTCGAGATAAACTGGCTAAATTAAAACCGACAGATGAAGTAACCGTTGATCTTTTTGAACAAAAAATCCACTCTCCCGTAGGAGATTTTTCCTTTGATATTGATGGGGAATGGAAACATAAATTATTAAATGGACTTGATGATATTGGAATCACTCTTCAGTATGAAGACCTGATTGCACAGTATGAGCAAAACCGTCCAAGCTATTGGCAATAA
- a CDS encoding 2-isopropylmalate synthase, which produces MRKVEFLDTTLRDGEQTPGVNFSIKEKVAIAKQLEKWGIADIEAGFPAASPDSFEAVKQIAAAVRTTAVSGLARSVKSDIDACYEALKEAKFPQCHVFIATSPIHREFKLKKSKEEILEAIKEHVTYARSKFDVVEFSPEDATRTELDFLLQVVQTAVDAGATYINIPDTVGFTTPVEFGHIFKYLIENVKSDRDIIFSPHCHDDLGMATANTLAAIKNGAGRIEGTVNGIGERAGNVALEEVAVALNIREDYYDATSAIVLDETVATSEMVSRFSGIPVPKNKAVVGGNAFSHESGIHQDGFLKNPLTYEIITPELVGVKKSSLPLGKLSGRHAFVEKLKELALDFEDSEIKALFAQFKALADKIHDITDADIRALVAGTSVENPEGFRFKDLRLTSNEDDTITAQVVMINGDDEEVDIIANGKGSVEAIFNAVDKFFNQTVKLDSYNIEAVTDGIDAQARVLVSVENVDTDTIFNASGLDFDVLKASAIAYINANTFVQKENAGEIGHKVSERDYPSND; this is translated from the coding sequence ATGCGTAAGGTTGAATTTCTTGACACAACGCTCCGTGATGGCGAACAAACACCGGGGGTCAATTTTTCGATTAAAGAAAAAGTGGCTATTGCCAAGCAATTGGAGAAATGGGGGATTGCTGATATTGAAGCAGGTTTTCCAGCTGCCAGTCCTGACTCTTTTGAAGCTGTGAAGCAAATTGCAGCAGCGGTGAGAACGACTGCTGTATCGGGTTTGGCTCGTTCAGTTAAATCAGATATTGATGCCTGTTATGAAGCACTTAAGGAAGCTAAATTTCCACAATGTCATGTCTTTATTGCAACCAGTCCTATTCATCGTGAATTTAAGCTCAAAAAATCTAAAGAAGAAATTCTTGAAGCAATTAAGGAACATGTGACTTATGCACGATCAAAATTTGATGTGGTTGAATTTTCACCAGAGGATGCCACACGCACAGAACTTGATTTCTTATTGCAGGTAGTACAAACTGCTGTAGATGCTGGTGCGACTTATATTAATATCCCTGACACAGTTGGTTTTACTACGCCAGTAGAATTTGGTCATATTTTCAAATATCTCATTGAAAATGTCAAATCTGACCGTGACATTATTTTCAGCCCTCATTGTCATGATGATTTAGGAATGGCAACCGCTAATACCCTTGCTGCCATTAAAAATGGTGCTGGCCGTATTGAAGGAACGGTTAATGGTATCGGAGAACGTGCTGGTAACGTGGCTCTTGAAGAAGTGGCAGTAGCTCTTAATATTCGTGAAGATTATTATGATGCGACCAGCGCTATCGTTCTTGATGAGACAGTGGCTACTTCAGAAATGGTATCACGTTTCTCGGGTATTCCTGTTCCTAAAAATAAAGCTGTTGTTGGTGGCAATGCTTTTTCACATGAGTCTGGTATTCATCAAGATGGTTTCCTTAAGAATCCTCTCACTTATGAAATCATCACGCCTGAATTGGTTGGTGTTAAGAAGAGTTCCCTGCCGCTTGGAAAATTATCTGGTCGCCATGCCTTTGTTGAAAAATTAAAAGAATTGGCTCTTGACTTTGAAGATTCTGAAATTAAAGCTCTTTTTGCTCAATTTAAAGCTTTAGCTGATAAGATACATGATATCACAGATGCCGATATTAGAGCCTTAGTAGCAGGTACCAGTGTTGAAAATCCTGAAGGTTTCCGCTTTAAAGATTTGAGACTGACTTCAAATGAAGATGATACGATTACGGCGCAAGTTGTCATGATTAATGGAGACGATGAAGAAGTTGACATTATTGCTAATGGTAAAGGTTCTGTTGAAGCTATTTTCAATGCTGTTGATAAATTCTTCAATCAAACGGTTAAACTGGACAGTTATAACATTGAGGCAGTTACTGATGGTATTGATGCTCAGGCACGTGTGCTCGTTTCTGTGGAAAATGTTGATACGGACACCATTTTCAATGCTTCTGGCCTTGACTTTGATGTTTTAAAAGCCAGTGCTATTGCTTATATCAATGCCAATACCTTTGTTCAAAAGGAAAATGCTGGTGAAATTGGTCATAAGGTTTCAGAACGTGATTATCCAAGTAATGACTAG